The DNA window CCTCGTCCAGCCGCACATGGTACGTGGCGCTCGTGCTGCGTACCCAGTACGCACCGGGGGCTGTCGCGTCGGCCTCCAGCGCTCCGGCCTCCAGGAGCGCGCGGGCATCCGCGAGCCGTGGCGCGAGCGCCTCCACCTGCTCGAAGTCGAAGGGCAGCTCGCGGTGGAAGAAGGCGCGGGCCTGCGAGTCGAAGCCCACCAGTCCTCGGACACCGAGCACCTGGAGCCCATGCCACACGAGGTCCTCGCTCGAGGACAGCTTGCCCGCGAGCGAGGCGGTCTCCAGGACGGACTCCCAGTGCAGCTCGGCGCGCAGCGAGGAGAGGAGCTGGTCCACCGCGGGGCGCTGGGCCAGGGCCGTCAGCGTCTGCCCTTCACCGGAGAAGCCGCGCCACACCTCGCTGGAGAGCGCGAGCGTGAAGCGTTGGCTGCCCAGGTCCATGACGAAGGCGCTGGCCTGTCCGCGAGGGTCCGCGTGCAGGACGAGCCCCTTCGCGAACGGCGCCAGGTCCTCCAGCACGCGAAGCCGCTCCATGCCCGTCAGCCGCATCGCACCGGCGGAGGGCGTGGCGCTCAGCCGCACCGAGCGCCCCTGTGGCACCAGGAAGTGGGGCCGCTTGTCGGTGCGTGCGCGGGGCAGGCCGCGCAGGAAGCGGAGGGCCTCGGTCGCGGACAGCTCCGCGAAGGGTTCCAGTCGGGCGAGGTAGGCCTGCACTTCGGCGAAGCCCTTCAGCCACCGCAGCGGCAGCGGCACCTTGCGCTCGACGACGCGAGACTCCCCGCGCTCGAGCACGACCTCCGCGTGTCCCACGGACAGCGCGAGCGGCTCATCCGTGCGCACCGTGGCGAGCGCGGCGCGCATGGGGGCGTTGAAGTCCACGTTGGTGGTGCCGAAGGACGCGACGTCTCCCTCGTACGCCGAGGGCGTGAGGTCCACGCGGGCGTAGGTGCTGGCGCAGCCGGAGAAGCCCTCGAAGCGAAGCATGCCGCGCCCGCACGTCACCACGGGGTCCGCCGCCATCAGGATGCGATGGAGCATGGCGGGGGGAATGTGGAAGCGGGTCCCCACGACGCGGGACAGGGCGCGCAAGGCCAGCGCGGTGGGACGGGGCTGGAGCAGCCTGCCCTCGAAGAAGAAGGGCCGTGGTGTTCCTCCGCCGGACGTCATGAGGCGCAGCGCCTGGCCTCGTCCGTCCGTCACCAGCTCCGAAGGAGCGCCGTACTGATAGGTGTGGCTCAGCGCTGTCATCGTGCCGCCTCACGTCCGCCGCCGATGGCAGGAGCTGGATGTCTCCGTCACTCTAGCTTGGCCGAGTCGAGCGGCACACCCCGTGACGGGGTGGTGGCACATCCTGGAAGGCAGGGGTTACCGGCAGATGCTCCGCGGCGGCGGTTTCGCGAAGTCCCAGGTGTCATAGTCGGGCGGCGCGGGAAGGGTCATGTGGCTGTGTCCCCTGTCGAGCGCTCTCCCTACGTCGTACTGCACGAACCCATCGCGGTAGCGGCGGAGGAGGAAGAGTCGCTGGTGCACGATCATCGGTCCGAGACTGCCCAGGGGGATGCCCTCCACGTCATAGAGTCGGGGTGCGTTCGCGGGACAGCAAGCGTCGCGGTCCACGTTCTCGCAGAAGCGCGGCGGCTCGCCACTCGCGCGCACCAGCGTCGCGTTGATGCTCAGGGTTGTTCCTTCGGGAAGTGCCAGGGCCTGGGCAATGGACAGCCCGTGGGGGACCGCGAATTCCCTGCGCTCCTCTGAGGCTTCGGGGAGGAGTTGATTGGGAATCGGATGCGTCGCTCCTGGGCGCAGGGGCCCCACGCGGATGCGCTCGGGAGGACCGGGGAGGCGCTCCACTTCGAAGGTGTCCAAGTCCTTGGCTGCTTGGAGATAGAGCTTCGAGTCAGGCGGTTCGGTACAGAGTTCGCACTCGATGCGTCCCAGGTTCATTCCTCGGTCATCGTAGGCGAATACCTGGGTGAATCTGCGCAGCGTGGGCTGCCAGTGGACGTCCACCTTCTGGGGGTTGGCACGCCCTATCGATACAAGGGCTGAGAAGACCGAGACGGTGCCATCCTTGCGATGGACCACCCACAGCGGGGTTCCATCCGGATGTTGGACGGCGACGACCGTGTCCGGTGGGGGAAGTTCCAGGTCGACGGGGCCCTGGGCCCGCGGCGGCTGGATTTGTTCGCGAGGCAGGGCTTGGGTCCGCCAAGAGGTCGTCTCACAGCCGCTGACGAAGCAGAGGGCGAAGCCCAGAGAAGCCAGAAGCCGCAGGTCCATTCCGGGGACGCTATGCTGCACGGCGGGCCTGTTTCCAGGCGGCCCTGATGGCTTCGTGGGCCATGGGAATGACCTGGTCAGGTCGCCGATGGCGTGGCGGAAGTCCACGTTCGTGGTGCCGATGGATGGGGGTGGTTCAGGGCCATCATCGAACACACCCCTTCGCATGGAAGTGGACCTCCTGTCGCTGGGCTTGGGTTCCTGTTCATTCATTGAAGAGGCTTGCTCTGTGAAGTCCTGCACCGCCGCCGATTCGGCGCTGGTCGGAAATACCCGTCTGGCATTGGCTGGAGGACTCCCCCTTGCCTGGAAAAACCAGCGCCTCCGACTTCGAGCCTGTGAGGAACACAGCGGCAACGTCCACCTCGGATTCCTCGGCCTTGGCTGCCGCATCACCTGTTTGCGTCGCTCTTGTGCTGGTGTTTGTCTTGAATAAAAAGGACTTCAAATGATTTCCCCAGATCCCGTCTCTGGAGCTGACGCGGCTCCGAGCGGAGTTGCGTCGTCACGATGGGGTATTAATGAACGACAGTCGTTGGTTGTATGGAATCGCGATGTCCCTGACACTCACAGGCGCCGGGCTGGGAGGGTGCGGACCTGCCGAAGTGCCCACTTCGCCATCCGAAGCATCCAGTACGGGCACGCCAGTCTCCCGCAAGGATGAGCTGTATCCCAGCTCGCAGGCCATCTGGCGCACGCTCGGCATCCCCGTCTGCTGGGAGAATCCCACGGCGGAAAATGCCTCGGGCCGGGCATGGACACAGGACCAGGTCGAGAAGACCTGGGAGAGTGCCACCTACGTGGACTTCACCGGTTGGGGCGCCTGCACCCCCGGCGCTGACGGCATCCACATCCAGGTGGCGGATACGCCCGAACCACCTCACACCGAGGTGCTCGGCCGGGGCCTGAACGGCGTGACGAACGGCATCGTTCTCAACTTCACCTTCGAGAACTGGAGTCCGTCTTGCCAGGGCACCCAGGAGTCCTGCGTGCGGGCCGCCGCGGCCCACGCGTTCGGCCACGCGTTGGGCCTCGCTCACGAGCAGAACCGCCCGGACCGTCCGGCCACCTGCACGGATGCGCCGCAGGGCCCCAACGGTGACATCCTGGTCGGGCCCTTCGACGAGGGCTCCATCATGTCCGCCTGCGGCCCCACGTGGAACAACGGCGGTGAGCTGAGCGCCGGTGACATCAATGGCATCCGTCAGTTTTATGGCTCGCCCACGTTTGCCAGCCTGACTCGGGATGCCATCACCTGGCCCAATGGGAAGATCTACTTCTTCAATGGCAACGAGTACGCCCGCTACGATGTCGCAACCGAGAAGGTAGACTCGGGCTACCCCATGCCCATCGTCGACGGCTTTGCCGGCTGGCCCGCCACCTGGACAGGCGTGGACACGATGGTGCACTGGCCCGACGAGAAGGCCTATTTCTTCAGGGGCAGTGAGTATCTCCTCTACGACGTCGCCGCCGACAGAGTGGCGCCGGGCTACCCCAGGCCCATCGCAGGAAACTGGCCGGGCTGGCCCGCCACCTGGACGGGAGTGGACGCAGCGGTCCGCTGGCCCAACGGCAAGGTCTACTTCTTCAGAGGCAGCGAGTACCTCCGCTACGATGTCGCCGCCGATAAAGTGGATCCGGGCTACCCCTTGCCCATCTCCGCAAGATGGCCGGGCCTGTGGACGAGTGGAATCGAGTACACACTGTCCGACGACAACGGGAAGGTCTACTTCTTCAAGGGCCGCGAGTTCCTTCGCTACGACGTCGTGACCCTCAGCGTGGATCCAGGCTACCCCATGCCCATCGTGGGCAACTGGGTAGGCATTCCCTTCTAGACCGAAGTCTGGCGATTCTCGACCGACCTCAGGCGATGCACCTGAGGTCGGTTGGGCGAACGCCTGTTTCCAGGCGGCGTTGAGGGTCTTGATGGCCTTCAGGGAGAAGGCCGCGTTTGGCAATGGCTTGGGCGGGGTCTTGAATCCCTCGTTGTTCGTTCCAACAAGCTCGGTGAAGGCCCCCTTCGCGACGGCGGAGGGCTACCGGCAGATGCCCCGCGGCGGAGGATTGGTGATGTCCAAGAGTCATGGCCGGGCGGCTTGGGAAGGGTCGCGTACAGCAGGGGCATTCCAAGTTCTTTTCCCGTTTCGTACTGCACGAACCCGTCGCGGTAGCGGCGGACGAGGAAGAGTTGGTGGTGGGTGATCACCGGGTTGGACCTCTCCAGTGGGATGCCATCCACGTCATAGAGTCGGGTCGCGTTCGCGGGGCAGCATTCCTCGCGGCCCACGTTCGCGCAGATGCGCGGAAGGTCGCCGCTCGCTCTCACCAGCACCCCTTTGACACTCAGGGTTGTTCCTTCGGGAAGTGACAGGGCCTGGGCAACGGACAGCTCGATGGGGACCGCGAACTCCTTGGGCTCCTTGACGGCCGCGGGAACGAATTGTCGGGGAATCCGATGCTTCGCTCCCTGGCGCAAGTCCCCCAAGCGGATGCGCTTGGGAGAACCGGGGAGGCGCTCCACCTCGAAGGAATCCATATCGTGGAACTCTTCGTGAGGGAGATCCGGCGGGCTGGGCACGTAGATACAGCCGACGCACTCGATGCGGCCCAGGTTCCTTCCGCGGTCATCGTCAATGAATTGGTTGTCGAATCTTCGCAGCGTGGGCCGCCAACTGACGGGCGTCTTCGCTTCCTTCTCGGAGGACGCCAGCACGGCGGGCCTATTTCCAGGCGGCCCGGATGGTCTTGATGGCTTTGTGGGCCATGGGTTGGATGGCCTTCAGGTAGAAGGCATCGTTTGGCAAGGGCTTGGGCGGGGTCTTGAATCCCTCGACACCATGGTCTGCTTCCAGGGTGTCGGCGACGAGCATTTCATTGGCTTTCTTCGCTTCGGGATACTCGCCCTGCTTCCAGTTGAAATACCCAGGCGTCTGGTAGACGCGAAACGGGCCCGAGTTGGTCGTTCCAACAAGCTCTGTGAAGGACCACTTGTCGGCCTCCATCGTCTTCACGTCCGTCCCCTTGGCTCCGCCGCCGAACCGCATCTTGTTGAACGCGTTCTGGTGCATGCCCGTGATGGAGCCGAAGACCCCCTCGGCCTCGGTCTTGACCTTGAAGGTGGCGCCGCCCAGGCGGAATTGCACGCCCGCATCGAAGTTGCGACCGTACTTGTTGGACGCGTCGAGGTTGAAGCTGCCCAGACACTGGTTCTCCACGCCGCCCGCGCCCGCGCGGGTGAAGCTGACGAAGTTGTTGAGGAAGGGCTCGGCGGGATAGTCCGGGAGGGATGGGCTCGGTCCAATCTTCAAGTCCAGCACGATGCCCACGCGAGTCCCGGCGATGAAGGACTTGGTCAGGTCGCCGATGGCATAGCTGGTGTAGCCGATGCCGATGTTGTCAATCCACTTGAGCAGGAGTGCCCGCGCGTTGGGCATGACCTCTGTCTCGGGTTGGAGCGCGTCGGTGAGGGAGACCACCGAGAGGTCACCCGCTTCAATCTCGTCGAACGCCGAGCGGGCATCCTGGGGGAACAACGCACTCACGGGGGCATCCGCCTGGACCGCGGGGTGCTTGTAGAGGGTGACGGTCCAGCCACACGATATCCAACTGAGGATGTTGAACGCCGAGAGGTGGTTGATCAAACCATCCCCAATCCAGACACAGTTGATCTTCTTCTGTTCCTTGGAGAGCTGGGCCAGCGTCGTCATCATGAACTCCTGTCGAGAAGAAAAGTCCCGTGGGAGCATCTCTTGCCGGTGCGGGCGAATCAAGATTCAGATGTGTCTCGCGGCTCGGCCCCTCCACCAGGTCGTGTCTCGACAGGTGCGTCTTCGGCGCAAGAGGGTGGCGAGATACAGGAACATGTCTCGGTGAAACCACTGAGCTGGTCTCCCCTCGGCGCGCGAGCCAAGGGGTGGGTTTCCGCCTTCGCACCGGGACTCCCCTCATGCCTCGGAGGGCAGGGGGATGTCCTGTGCTGAACGGCCGAATGGAATCCATCTCTTTCTTGGTGATGTCTGCTCTGTCGGTGTCAATCATTGTCATTGGGGGAAGGAGATGGCCCATGTGAATGACGACTGATTGGAGTGGAAGATGCGTGTGATGGGATTGGTGTTGTGTGTTCTGGCTGTATTCTCGGCGAACGCGAAGGATTTGGTCCCGACCGGGCCCTTGGTCGGAGACAGCCTGCGCTGGCTGGTGCAGATAGGGACGCCGGACGAGGACCGAGGCCATGCGGTGGCGGCGACGCGCGAAGGCGTCTACTCCGCGGGGTACTCCACGGGCTCGTTCGATGGGAACGTCCCGGTGGGCTCGAATGACGTCATCATCGCCAAGCACCTGGCGAGTGGCGCGCGGGTCTGGTCGAAGCAGCTCGGGACGGCCTCGCAGGACGTGGCGACCAGCATCGCGACGTACTCGGTGCCGAACCCGCCCCAGGTCTACGTCACGGGCCATACGCGAGGCTCGTGGTTCGCGGCCAACGCGGGGGACTACGACGTCTTCCTGATTCGGGTGGACCCCGCCAGTGGCGCCGTTCTCTGGGGCCGCCAGTTCGGCACGGCGACGGGAGACCAGGCCTTCGGCGTGGCCACGGACCCCTCGGGCAGCGTGTACGTGGCGGGCCATACGACGGGCTCGCTCGCGAGTACGTCCTCCGGAGGCCTGGATGCGTTCGTGGCGAAGTTCGACGCCAATGGCAATCAGCTCTGGATTCGCCAGTTCGGGACGCCGCAGGCCGAGGTGGTGCGAGGCGTGGCGGCGGATGCGAACAACAACGTCTATGTCGTGGGCCAGACGGCGGGTGCGCTGGGCGGGCCGAACCAAGGGCTGACGGACCTGTTCGTCGTGAAGTACGACACCGGCGGCACGCAGGTGTGGCGGCGCCAGATGGGGACGGCGACGTCCGAGTCCGTCTATGGCGTGGCCACGTCCCGGCGCCTCTCCGGCGTCGTGGACGTCTACGTGGTGGGCTACACCGGCGCGTCCTTCGACGGGCAGCCCTACAACGGCGGGTTCGACGCCATCATCGTGAAGCTGGACGGCCTGGGCAACCGCCTGTGGTCCCGGCAGATGGGCACCGCCGGCAGTGAGCTGGCGCTGGCCATCGCCTCGGACGGCGGCGCCAATGTCTACATCGTGGGCACGAGCACCTACGACCTGGACACCAACACGCCGGACTCGAGCGAGAACTACTTCATGGCGAAGTACGACTCGGGGGGCGGGCTGCTGCTGCGGCGCCAGCTCGGCTCGGTCAACACCTTGGACCCCAGCGCGCAGACGGACACCAGCCAGGGCGTCGCCGCCGACATCAACGACAGCGTCTACCTGACCGGCTACACCGAG is part of the Myxococcus landrumus genome and encodes:
- a CDS encoding SWIM zinc finger family protein; its protein translation is MTALSHTYQYGAPSELVTDGRGQALRLMTSGGGTPRPFFFEGRLLQPRPTALALRALSRVVGTRFHIPPAMLHRILMAADPVVTCGRGMLRFEGFSGCASTYARVDLTPSAYEGDVASFGTTNVDFNAPMRAALATVRTDEPLALSVGHAEVVLERGESRVVERKVPLPLRWLKGFAEVQAYLARLEPFAELSATEALRFLRGLPRARTDKRPHFLVPQGRSVRLSATPSAGAMRLTGMERLRVLEDLAPFAKGLVLHADPRGQASAFVMDLGSQRFTLALSSEVWRGFSGEGQTLTALAQRPAVDQLLSSLRAELHWESVLETASLAGKLSSSEDLVWHGLQVLGVRGLVGFDSQARAFFHRELPFDFEQVEALAPRLADARALLEAGALEADATAPGAYWVRSTSATYHVRLDEGCSPVSCGCTWFAKHGLERGPCKHLLAAHLHATLAEDPDTP
- a CDS encoding hemopexin repeat-containing protein → MSLTLTGAGLGGCGPAEVPTSPSEASSTGTPVSRKDELYPSSQAIWRTLGIPVCWENPTAENASGRAWTQDQVEKTWESATYVDFTGWGACTPGADGIHIQVADTPEPPHTEVLGRGLNGVTNGIVLNFTFENWSPSCQGTQESCVRAAAAHAFGHALGLAHEQNRPDRPATCTDAPQGPNGDILVGPFDEGSIMSACGPTWNNGGELSAGDINGIRQFYGSPTFASLTRDAITWPNGKIYFFNGNEYARYDVATEKVDSGYPMPIVDGFAGWPATWTGVDTMVHWPDEKAYFFRGSEYLLYDVAADRVAPGYPRPIAGNWPGWPATWTGVDAAVRWPNGKVYFFRGSEYLRYDVAADKVDPGYPLPISARWPGLWTSGIEYTLSDDNGKVYFFKGREFLRYDVVTLSVDPGYPMPIVGNWVGIPF